From Miscanthus floridulus cultivar M001 chromosome 15, ASM1932011v1, whole genome shotgun sequence, the proteins below share one genomic window:
- the LOC136508895 gene encoding uncharacterized protein, with product MWSSVSDPKLTAAATASSSSSSATASPPPTPPPAALLLRQRNRNRNRRRRRKQGSAASAVAVSAPPVDEPEAEAEDVWRGAQWEAAWPARRDPKPVVLAAGGDDAVGRSRSLTDDDLEELKGCADLGFGFSYDEIPELRGTLPALELCYSMTQRLHLDDVDKPPQLQHEAAAAPDATPAAPSPPPVTNWKISSPGDSPDEVKARLKYWAQAVACTVRLCS from the exons ATGTGGAGCTCAGTCTCCGACCCCAagctcaccgccgccgccacggcgtCATCTTCCTCCTCGTCTGCCACCGCCTCCCCGCCGCCGACCCCGCCTCCAGCTGCACTCCTTCTCCGCCAACGCAACCGCAAccgcaaccgccgccgccgccgcaaacAGGGCAGCGCCGCCAGCGCGGTCGCCGTCTCTGCCCCGCCGGTCGACGAGcccgaggcggaggcggaggacgTGTGGCGCGGGGCGCAGTGGGAGGCGGCGTGGCCGGCGCGGCGGGACCCGAAGCCCGTAGTGCTCGCGGCGGGCGGGGACGACGCGGTGGGGCGGTCCCGGAGCCTGACGGACGACGACCTGGAGGAGCTCAAGGGGTGCGCCGACCTGGGCTTCGGCTTCAGCTACGACGAGATCCCCGAGCTCCGGGGCACGCTCCCGGCGCTCGAGCTCTGCTACTCCATGACCCAGCGCCTCCACCTGGACGACGTTGACAAGCCGCCGCAGCTGCAGCACGAGGCCGCCGCCGCACCAGATGCCACCCccgccgcgccgtcgccgccgcccgtCACCAACTGGAAGATCTCCAGCCCTG GTGACAGCCCGGACGAGGTGAAGGCGCGGCTCAAGTACTGGGCGCAGGCGGTGGCGTGCACCGTCCGCCTCTGCAGCTGA